In one Pseudoliparis swirei isolate HS2019 ecotype Mariana Trench chromosome 23, NWPU_hadal_v1, whole genome shotgun sequence genomic region, the following are encoded:
- the fahd1 gene encoding acylpyruvase FAHD1, mitochondrial, with protein MTARNITRFWEWGRKIICVGRNYADHAKELNNAIPTEPILFLKPPSAYVREGSSILVPRYSNNLHHEVELGVVIGKGGTAIPQAAAMEHVAGYALCLDMTARDVQDVCKAKGLPWTQAKAFDTSCPVSDFIPKESIPDPGNVKLWLKVNDQLRQSGCTSQMIFSIPHLISYISEFITLEEGDLILTGTPKGVSAVQEHDELQAGIEDVVTMSFRVEKQK; from the coding sequence ATGACAGCACGAAATATTACTCGATTCTGGGAATGGGGGAGGAAGATAATCTGTGTCGGGAGAAACTACGCGGATCACGCCAAAGAGCTGAACAATGCGATTCCTACAGAGCCCATCCTGTTCCTGAAGCCCCCCTCTGCATACGTGAGAGAGGGCTCCTCCATCCTGGTGCCCAGGTACTCCAACAACCTGCACCACGAAGTGGAGTTAGGGGTGGTCATCGGGAAAGGGGGCACGGCCATACCACAGGCCGCCGCTATGGAGCACGTTGCTGGCTATGCGCTGTGCTTGGACATGACAGCCCGGGACGTCCAGGACGTGTGTAAGGCCAAGGGTCTTCCCTGGACCCAGGCGAAAGCGTTCGACACCTCCTGCCCCGTCAGCGACTTCATCCCTAAAGAGAGCATCCCCGACCCGGGCAATGTGAAGCTGTGGCTGAAGGTGAACGACCAGCTGCGGCAGAGCGGCTGCACCTCCCAGATGATTTTCTCCATCCCCCATCTCATCAGCTACATCAGCGAGTTCATCACCCTGGAGGAGGGGGATCTCATCCTGACGGGGACCCCGAAAGGAGTCTCCGCCGTGCAGGAGCATGATGAGCTGCAGGCTGGGATCGAGGACGTTGTCACCATGAGCTTCAGGGTGGAAAAACAGaagtga